Proteins encoded together in one Pseudomonas sp. TCU-HL1 window:
- a CDS encoding pseudouridine synthase: MRLDRFLSNFPEFNRLDARLLLAAGRVRVDGQPVVDGRFEVREFNRIELDERLLQAGKPTRYFMLYKPSGHVSATEHPEHPTVLDLLDEPDKHELHLGGRLDLTTTGLLLITNDGHWSRRLTLPGSKQPKVYYVETEQPIGAEYVDTFAQGLYFAFEDLTTLPAQLEILDSRAARLTLHEGRYHQVKRMFGHFRNRVVRLHRESVGPLKLDPQMQPGDYRSLTDAEVACF, from the coding sequence ATGCGCCTTGATCGATTTTTGAGCAATTTTCCCGAATTCAACCGCCTCGACGCGCGCCTGTTGCTGGCCGCCGGTCGGGTACGGGTGGATGGGCAGCCTGTCGTCGATGGCCGCTTCGAGGTCCGCGAATTCAACCGCATCGAACTGGACGAACGCCTGCTCCAGGCCGGTAAGCCGACGCGCTACTTCATGCTCTACAAGCCTTCCGGCCACGTCAGCGCCACCGAGCACCCGGAGCATCCCACCGTGCTCGACCTGCTCGATGAACCCGACAAGCACGAGCTGCACCTGGGCGGGCGCCTGGACCTCACTACCACGGGCCTGCTGCTGATCACCAACGACGGGCACTGGTCACGCCGCCTCACCCTGCCCGGCAGCAAGCAGCCCAAGGTCTACTACGTGGAAACCGAGCAGCCCATCGGTGCCGAATACGTCGACACCTTCGCCCAAGGGCTCTATTTCGCCTTTGAGGACCTGACCACCCTCCCCGCCCAGCTGGAAATCCTCGACAGCCGCGCCGCCCGGCTGACCCTGCACGAGGGCCGCTACCACCAGGTCAAGCGCATGTTCGGGCACTTCCGCAACCGCGTCGTACGCCTGCACCGCGAGAGCGTCGGACCGCTGAAGCTGGACCCTCAGATGCAGCCAGGCGACTACCGGTCACTCACCGACGCAGAAGTGGCCTGCTTTTAG
- the pcsA gene encoding phosphatidylcholine synthase has product MSTNISVVNKAKAWSAHGVTATGVVLALMAILALFDNQPRDCLLWLGAALLVDGLDGTLARRVQTSTMLPNFDGSTLDLVIDYLTYVFIPAIFIYRYIDLPEHTALVAVSLILVSSLFCFCNLNMKSSDNYFVGFPAAWNVVALYIWIIDPLPVVSLLLICFLAALTLTKLKFLHPFRVRKLMPLNIVVTFVWMISSMFLILQHPFYKSLVLGTWWLASAYFVGICLWRSLLDWTHKLKA; this is encoded by the coding sequence GTGTCCACCAACATAAGTGTCGTCAATAAAGCCAAGGCCTGGTCCGCTCACGGTGTCACTGCCACCGGCGTCGTGCTGGCCCTGATGGCCATCCTCGCCCTGTTCGACAACCAGCCCCGCGACTGCCTCCTGTGGCTGGGCGCAGCGCTGCTGGTGGACGGCCTCGATGGCACCCTCGCCCGGCGCGTGCAGACCAGCACCATGCTGCCGAATTTCGACGGCTCGACCCTGGACCTGGTGATCGACTACCTCACCTACGTGTTCATTCCCGCGATCTTCATCTACCGCTACATTGACCTGCCCGAGCACACGGCGCTGGTGGCGGTGAGCCTGATCCTGGTGTCGTCGCTGTTCTGCTTCTGCAACCTGAACATGAAGAGCAGCGACAACTATTTCGTCGGTTTCCCCGCCGCCTGGAACGTGGTGGCGTTGTACATCTGGATCATCGATCCGCTGCCGGTGGTGAGCCTGTTGCTGATCTGCTTCCTAGCGGCGTTGACGCTGACCAAGCTGAAGTTCCTTCACCCGTTCCGGGTGCGCAAGCTGATGCCGCTGAACATCGTGGTCACCTTCGTGTGGATGATCAGCAGCATGTTTCTCATCCTCCAGCATCCTTTCTACAAGTCGCTGGTGCTGGGCACCTGGTGGCTGGCCTCGGCCTACTTCGTGGGCATCTGCCTGTGGCGCAGCCTGCTGGACTGGACCCACAAGCTGAAGGCGTAG
- a CDS encoding CHASE2 domain-containing protein, whose product MHLLHHLPGAVIVSALVAIGHLQFHLLDAVDGYAFITIGNLSAVNTSSDRTFKPKVAVVRIDQQSHERHYLERSPLNRCELLKDLGNIYNGRKPPRLVVIDLDLSPLPLLREARASLPKDPAQVKALTDGGNEAACEEALYQLLERCDRHTKTVLMEPFDVLDPYVREETLKWKKRMTNATVAFGDASLPISFGLVTKVDCKADGLAAVAFQQYSPKQAVNCVGDEHSTQRFLINPRQYFTGLRASDTADLPSRSPWIQDQPEVKFRELAYELPVVFFGGGYGEGDTYLTPLGTMYGVEVHAAAYMSLVEPASDFNHFLSFILELLLALTFGMFISWSWRKYFHLRFSEESTDRQSAPYLVVLLSFGLLVLVILATVASLYILGNSDYWLSPIPIAFGMFIESYFTGAVHQAVEEGHTQRQELIGRLEKAHGNGEEAFVAKIADERKQQPPEIPGLTDRFWRFVILDVVHQIRKPWSAISLLVRRLIFFAILGWAIYLTFAH is encoded by the coding sequence GTGCACTTGCTGCACCACCTGCCGGGGGCTGTGATCGTCTCCGCCCTGGTCGCCATCGGTCACCTGCAGTTCCACCTGCTGGATGCCGTCGACGGCTACGCCTTCATCACCATCGGCAACCTCAGTGCGGTGAACACCTCCTCCGACCGAACCTTCAAGCCCAAGGTCGCGGTGGTACGCATCGATCAGCAAAGCCATGAACGGCACTACCTGGAACGCTCGCCGCTCAACCGCTGTGAGCTGCTGAAAGACCTCGGGAACATCTACAACGGCCGCAAGCCGCCCAGATTGGTGGTGATCGACCTGGATCTTTCTCCTTTACCCCTGCTGCGAGAAGCGCGCGCATCCCTGCCGAAGGACCCGGCCCAAGTGAAAGCGCTGACCGATGGCGGGAACGAAGCAGCGTGCGAGGAAGCCTTGTACCAACTGCTTGAGCGCTGCGACCGCCACACGAAGACGGTGCTGATGGAGCCCTTCGACGTGCTGGATCCCTATGTTCGGGAAGAAACCCTGAAGTGGAAGAAGCGCATGACCAATGCCACTGTCGCCTTCGGCGATGCATCGCTGCCCATCAGCTTCGGCCTGGTCACCAAGGTCGATTGCAAGGCCGATGGCCTGGCTGCCGTAGCGTTCCAGCAGTACTCACCCAAGCAGGCGGTCAACTGCGTAGGTGATGAGCACAGCACGCAGCGTTTCCTGATCAACCCCCGCCAGTACTTCACCGGACTGCGCGCCTCCGACACCGCCGACCTGCCCTCGCGCAGCCCATGGATCCAGGACCAGCCGGAGGTCAAGTTCAGGGAGCTGGCCTATGAGCTGCCGGTGGTGTTCTTCGGTGGTGGCTATGGCGAAGGCGACACCTACCTGACGCCACTGGGCACCATGTACGGCGTCGAAGTCCATGCCGCGGCCTACATGTCCCTCGTCGAGCCCGCGAGCGACTTCAACCACTTCCTCAGCTTCATCCTGGAGCTGTTGCTGGCACTGACCTTCGGGATGTTCATCTCCTGGAGCTGGCGCAAGTACTTCCACCTGCGTTTCAGCGAGGAATCCACTGATCGCCAGAGCGCGCCCTATCTGGTGGTGCTGCTGAGCTTCGGTCTGCTGGTCCTGGTCATCCTCGCCACCGTCGCATCGCTCTACATACTCGGCAACAGCGACTACTGGCTGTCTCCCATCCCCATCGCATTCGGCATGTTCATCGAAAGCTACTTCACCGGCGCGGTGCACCAGGCAGTCGAAGAAGGGCATACGCAGCGCCAGGAACTTATCGGCAGGCTGGAAAAGGCGCACGGAAATGGAGAGGAAGCATTCGTTGCCAAGATTGCCGATGAGCGCAAGCAACAGCCCCCTGAGATCCCCGGCCTTACCGACAGGTTCTGGCGCTTCGTGATCCTCGATGTCGTGCACCAGATCAGGAAGCCCTGGTCAGCGATATCGCTGCTGGTACGTCGCCTGATCTTCTTCGCAATCCTCGGCTGGGCCATCTACCTGACATTCGCGCACTAA
- a CDS encoding purine-cytosine permease family protein, giving the protein MSGSTQPAQVSASGGGLAIEGHSIDYIPESERHARLRSQGPFWFLGNFHFFTISIGFVGPSLGLSALWTTLAGALGIMFGTLFMAFHGSQGPEMGLPQMIQSRAQFGYRGVVLALLATLFVFVGFNVVNVSLIIDGLRNVFGLEPVPVACAVIAIGALMAIYGHDLMHKAFKWALMLTLPLYALVTVALMFGAGQGGVAEPASLGFSWVAFATQFAIAASYNISYAPYVSDYSRYLPKNTSRPRLIAAVFLGASLSGAWMIGLGAWLAQLLQASDALVALDRVGTSLLPGLGHVLVLVSVVGFLPVIALNTYSAMLTLLTGVDSVRRINPTPRARVLSILVITLAVLACVLSIRGNGIAILNTFLVLMLYFLVPWTAVNLVDYFCVRKGRYAIPHFFTPKGLYGAWQLRGIVAYVVGFASMVPFFFIFDAAAGQEVFVGPMARLLDGVDIAWLVGLVVSGLTYFILSRSLDLESEQRIIDAISERDILAMARPGAGQEP; this is encoded by the coding sequence ATGTCAGGGTCCACCCAGCCCGCCCAGGTTTCCGCGAGCGGCGGCGGATTGGCCATCGAAGGCCACTCGATCGACTACATTCCCGAGTCCGAGCGCCATGCTCGGCTCCGCAGCCAGGGACCGTTCTGGTTCCTCGGCAACTTCCACTTCTTCACCATCTCCATCGGCTTCGTCGGTCCGAGCCTGGGGTTGTCCGCCCTGTGGACGACGCTGGCCGGTGCGCTGGGCATCATGTTCGGCACCCTGTTCATGGCCTTCCACGGTTCCCAGGGGCCGGAGATGGGCCTGCCGCAGATGATCCAGTCGCGTGCGCAGTTCGGCTATCGCGGGGTCGTGCTGGCGCTGCTGGCAACCCTGTTCGTCTTCGTCGGCTTCAACGTGGTGAACGTGTCGCTGATCATCGACGGCTTGCGCAACGTGTTCGGGCTGGAACCGGTTCCAGTGGCCTGCGCGGTGATCGCCATTGGCGCGCTCATGGCCATCTATGGTCACGACCTGATGCACAAGGCCTTCAAGTGGGCGCTGATGCTGACCCTGCCGCTGTACGCGCTGGTGACCGTCGCGCTGATGTTCGGCGCCGGGCAGGGCGGAGTCGCAGAACCGGCCAGCCTCGGCTTCAGTTGGGTGGCCTTCGCTACCCAGTTCGCCATCGCCGCCAGCTACAACATTTCCTACGCTCCTTATGTGTCTGACTATTCGCGCTACCTGCCGAAGAACACCAGCCGGCCCAGGCTGATTGCTGCCGTGTTCCTCGGCGCGTCCCTGTCCGGCGCCTGGATGATCGGCCTCGGCGCCTGGCTGGCGCAGCTGCTTCAGGCCTCCGATGCGCTGGTGGCGCTGGATCGCGTCGGCACCTCGCTCCTGCCGGGGCTGGGTCATGTGCTGGTGCTGGTCTCGGTGGTGGGCTTCCTGCCGGTGATCGCACTCAATACCTACAGCGCCATGCTGACGCTACTGACCGGGGTCGACTCGGTTCGCCGCATCAACCCGACACCGCGCGCGCGGGTGCTGTCCATCCTCGTCATCACCCTGGCGGTGCTGGCCTGTGTGCTGTCGATCCGTGGCAACGGCATTGCCATCCTCAATACCTTCCTGGTGCTGATGCTCTACTTCCTGGTGCCCTGGACCGCCGTCAACCTGGTGGACTACTTCTGCGTGCGCAAGGGCCGCTATGCGATTCCGCATTTCTTTACCCCCAAGGGCCTCTATGGCGCCTGGCAGCTGCGCGGCATCGTTGCCTACGTGGTGGGCTTCGCCAGCATGGTCCCGTTCTTCTTTATCTTCGATGCCGCGGCCGGGCAGGAGGTTTTCGTCGGCCCGATGGCGCGTCTGCTGGACGGCGTGGATATCGCCTGGCTGGTGGGGCTGGTGGTGTCCGGCCTGACCTACTTCATCCTCAGCCGCTCGCTGGACCTGGAAAGCGAGCAGCGCATCATCGATGCCATCAGCGAGCGCGACATCCTCGCCATGGCACGACCAGGCGCAGGCCAGGAGCCGTGA
- a CDS encoding nitrilase family protein, whose product MNASRTVKVACCQLAPKVGDLAHNRRVTERAIRAAALQGARVVVLPELVQSGYVFHDLAEALALAETPDGPTLQLWQALARELEIVIVGGFCERLDEQRVANSAALIDATGLRALYRKAHLWDTESAIFTAGNEPPPVVETAFGRIGVMVCYDLEFPEWVRLPALAGADLLCAPVNWPDGPRPSMERPAEVVRVQANAAVNRLFIAACDRHGPERGVNWVQGSVIVDPDGYPLAGPAEEGGEQILMATLKLDEARNKCISQHNHLHDDRRPALYGASGLLA is encoded by the coding sequence GTGAACGCATCTCGAACCGTCAAGGTGGCCTGCTGCCAGTTGGCACCGAAAGTCGGCGACCTGGCCCACAACCGCCGTGTGACCGAGCGGGCGATCCGCGCGGCAGCGCTGCAGGGGGCGCGAGTCGTGGTGCTGCCGGAGCTGGTGCAGAGCGGCTACGTCTTCCACGACCTGGCCGAAGCATTGGCCCTGGCTGAAACGCCGGACGGGCCGACGCTGCAACTCTGGCAGGCCCTGGCTCGTGAGCTGGAGATCGTCATCGTCGGCGGCTTCTGTGAGCGCCTGGACGAACAGCGCGTCGCCAACAGCGCCGCGCTGATTGACGCCACGGGCCTGCGTGCGCTGTACCGCAAGGCTCACCTGTGGGACACGGAGAGCGCCATCTTCACCGCCGGCAACGAGCCGCCGCCGGTGGTGGAAACCGCCTTCGGACGAATCGGCGTGATGGTCTGCTACGACCTGGAGTTCCCCGAGTGGGTACGCCTGCCCGCACTGGCCGGCGCGGACCTGCTCTGCGCGCCGGTCAACTGGCCGGACGGCCCGCGCCCGTCCATGGAGCGCCCGGCCGAAGTGGTGCGCGTGCAGGCCAACGCCGCAGTCAATCGCCTCTTCATCGCCGCCTGTGACCGTCACGGACCGGAGCGCGGTGTGAACTGGGTGCAGGGCTCTGTCATCGTCGATCCGGACGGCTACCCATTGGCAGGGCCGGCCGAGGAGGGCGGGGAACAGATCCTGATGGCCACCTTGAAACTGGACGAAGCGCGCAACAAGTGCATCAGCCAGCACAACCACCTGCATGACGACCGCCGCCCGGCGTTGTATGGCGCAAGCGGGTTACTGGCGTAA
- a CDS encoding cysteine-rich CWC family protein, giving the protein MSASSDPTRCPLCGQSNQCTQTDSSRPGEECWCFTTEIDPAALERVPPQDIDRACLCPRCAQALPPDAPS; this is encoded by the coding sequence ATGAGCGCCTCGTCCGATCCCACCCGCTGCCCGCTCTGCGGCCAGAGCAACCAGTGCACCCAGACCGACTCCTCGCGGCCCGGCGAGGAATGCTGGTGCTTCACGACGGAGATCGACCCGGCCGCACTTGAGCGCGTCCCGCCGCAGGACATCGACCGCGCCTGTCTCTGCCCCCGCTGCGCGCAGGCACTGCCACCCGATGCACCAAGCTGA
- a CDS encoding glutamine synthetase family protein — protein sequence MNFASVQEARDFLEQNPDIDAFELFILDANGVPRGKLLHRDEVLAVYETGRPLPSTILGLTMHGEDVENSGLVWEVGDIDCRAYPLEGSLVRLPWRKMPTAALQVCMHPQEGMPAAIADPRHVLVEVIDRLKADGYHPVMACELEFYLLDQKRDANGRPQPALDADGHRPRSTQVYGLRELEQIEPFLADLYAACKAQGIPARTAISEYAPGQVEITLEHGDALEAMDQAVRYKRLVKGVAHAHGMQACFMAKPFAEIAGTGMHMHVSLADAEGRNLFASEDPAGTPLLRQAVGGMLESLLDSLLLFCPNANSYRRFQANSYAPLAPTWGVDNRTVSLRVPGGPANSRHIEHRICGADANPYLAAAAILAGIHRGIRETIDPGDPVEGNGYAQAKELLPTDWLTSLRALEHSSWARDAFGTAFLGVYLAVKRAEYRQFMSEVGEQDWRWYLNQA from the coding sequence ATGAATTTTGCCAGCGTGCAGGAAGCCCGGGATTTCCTCGAGCAGAACCCGGACATCGATGCCTTTGAACTCTTCATCCTCGACGCCAACGGCGTACCGCGGGGCAAGCTGCTGCACCGCGACGAGGTGCTGGCCGTGTACGAAACCGGCCGCCCGTTGCCCAGCACCATCCTCGGTCTGACCATGCACGGCGAGGATGTGGAAAACTCCGGACTGGTCTGGGAAGTGGGCGACATCGACTGCCGCGCCTACCCGCTGGAGGGCAGCCTGGTGCGCCTGCCCTGGCGCAAGATGCCCACCGCCGCCCTGCAGGTCTGCATGCATCCGCAGGAAGGCATGCCCGCTGCCATCGCCGATCCGCGCCATGTATTGGTGGAAGTGATCGATCGCCTCAAGGCCGACGGCTACCACCCGGTGATGGCCTGCGAGCTGGAGTTCTACCTGCTGGACCAGAAGCGCGATGCTAATGGCCGCCCGCAACCGGCGCTGGACGCCGACGGTCATCGCCCGCGCAGCACCCAGGTTTATGGCCTGCGCGAACTGGAGCAGATCGAGCCGTTCCTCGCTGACCTGTACGCCGCCTGCAAAGCCCAAGGCATTCCGGCACGCACCGCCATTTCCGAGTACGCCCCGGGCCAGGTGGAAATCACCCTGGAGCATGGCGATGCCCTGGAAGCGATGGATCAGGCCGTGCGCTACAAGCGCCTGGTCAAGGGCGTGGCCCATGCCCACGGCATGCAAGCCTGCTTCATGGCCAAGCCGTTCGCCGAGATCGCCGGCACCGGCATGCACATGCACGTCAGCCTGGCCGATGCCGAGGGCCGCAACCTGTTCGCCAGCGAGGACCCTGCCGGCACGCCGCTGTTGCGCCAGGCGGTGGGCGGCATGCTCGAAAGCCTGCTGGATTCGCTGCTGCTGTTCTGCCCCAACGCCAACTCCTACCGCCGCTTCCAGGCCAACAGCTACGCGCCCCTGGCGCCGACCTGGGGTGTGGATAACCGCACCGTTAGCCTGCGTGTGCCGGGTGGCCCGGCCAACAGTCGGCACATCGAGCATCGTATCTGTGGCGCTGACGCCAACCCCTACCTGGCCGCTGCTGCCATCCTTGCCGGCATCCATCGCGGCATCCGCGAGACTATCGATCCGGGCGACCCGGTGGAAGGCAACGGCTACGCCCAGGCCAAAGAGCTGCTGCCCACCGACTGGCTCACTTCGCTGCGCGCCCTGGAGCACTCCAGCTGGGCCCGCGATGCCTTCGGCACGGCTTTCCTCGGCGTCTACCTGGCCGTGAAGCGCGCCGAGTACCGCCAGTTCATGTCCGAAGTCGGTGAGCAGGACTGGCGCTGGTACCTGAACCAGGCTTGA
- a CDS encoding M48 family metalloprotease, whose amino-acid sequence MTPRVSTTCWTLALATLMAACSGAKVPNPFDTGKGDVQVKEITSLSPRASVVLDKNCPDLVQPYRLTDNFASVTLFSIKEGLKSVPGQIGNFLGSAPSPAPDASGKLSASTKLAAKQLNWMPMTAEELYAERQHNKRTDLLPRDSKLGRKHYPTADKMLRDVLAGVDETYDYEFKLFIVKSSGRNALALPGGYLYIEQGLLDKPERQPKAYFALAHEVAHVLQRHETKEMQSLVVDSFSVKKDLIETMEDAKGNPTVVVDRIKLEKGQFTKHHVDQELQADSCAVKMLSHVYPSDQALASSIDAFIKDLPKMEASPPNKAPQNDAEALAESMHDIVKSPLMRHPNTRERTENLQAIYREVTSRAASAAAN is encoded by the coding sequence ATGACACCGCGTGTATCGACAACCTGCTGGACCCTGGCACTCGCCACCCTGATGGCCGCGTGCAGCGGCGCGAAAGTGCCGAACCCCTTCGACACCGGCAAGGGCGATGTACAGGTGAAGGAGATCACCAGCCTCTCGCCACGGGCGTCGGTGGTGCTCGACAAGAATTGCCCGGACCTGGTCCAGCCCTACCGGCTCACCGACAACTTCGCCTCGGTGACCCTGTTCAGCATCAAGGAAGGCCTGAAGAGCGTGCCGGGGCAGATTGGCAACTTCCTGGGCTCGGCGCCATCGCCAGCGCCGGATGCCTCCGGCAAGCTGTCGGCCTCGACCAAGCTGGCCGCCAAGCAACTCAACTGGATGCCCATGACGGCCGAGGAGCTCTACGCCGAACGCCAGCACAACAAGCGCACGGACCTTCTACCCCGTGACAGCAAGCTCGGTCGCAAGCACTACCCGACGGCAGACAAGATGCTGCGTGACGTGCTGGCCGGCGTGGACGAAACCTACGACTACGAGTTCAAGCTGTTCATCGTCAAAAGCTCGGGACGCAACGCGCTGGCCCTGCCCGGCGGCTACCTGTACATCGAGCAGGGTCTGCTGGACAAACCGGAGCGCCAGCCGAAGGCCTACTTCGCACTGGCCCACGAAGTGGCCCATGTGCTGCAGCGCCACGAGACCAAGGAAATGCAGAGCCTGGTGGTGGACTCCTTCTCGGTGAAGAAGGACCTGATCGAAACGATGGAAGACGCCAAGGGCAACCCCACCGTCGTGGTCGACCGCATCAAGTTGGAAAAGGGGCAGTTCACCAAGCACCATGTCGACCAGGAGCTGCAGGCAGATTCCTGCGCCGTGAAGATGCTCAGTCATGTCTACCCGAGCGATCAGGCGCTGGCCAGTTCCATCGATGCCTTCATCAAGGACTTGCCGAAAATGGAAGCGTCACCGCCGAACAAGGCCCCGCAGAACGATGCCGAGGCGCTGGCCGAAAGCATGCATGACATCGTCAAGTCACCCCTGATGCGCCACCCCAACACCAGGGAACGTACCGAGAACCTGCAGGCGATCTACCGCGAGGTCACCAGCAGAGCCGCCAGCGCCGCTGCCAACTGA
- a CDS encoding alpha/beta fold hydrolase: MRPETAIVEIHSQYKVHTEFYGNPEAKETIILVNGSLSTTASFAQTVKYLQPHFNVVLFDEPYAGQSKPHNDNTRFISKETEADILLHLIEHFRVDYLMSFSWGSVSALLALAQCPARIKKAVITSFSPILNAPMMDYLNRGLDYLSAIDRDNVGHLVNNTIGKYLPSLYQRFNHKHCSSLDDHEYLQMHYHVCQVLNMDSRCYVDCLANVDIPLLFINGDRDEYTSAEDARHFAKHVRDCQFATIDNAGHFVDVETKAAWLQTQQAMLGFLKSQATKGMARPQVADYQAVAV, from the coding sequence ATGAGGCCGGAAACCGCCATCGTCGAGATTCACAGCCAGTACAAGGTTCACACGGAGTTCTACGGCAACCCTGAAGCCAAGGAGACCATCATTCTGGTCAACGGCTCCTTGTCGACGACCGCCTCGTTCGCGCAGACAGTGAAATACCTGCAACCGCATTTCAACGTGGTGCTCTTCGACGAGCCCTATGCCGGCCAGTCCAAGCCGCATAACGACAACACCCGCTTCATCAGCAAGGAGACCGAGGCCGACATTCTCCTCCACCTGATCGAGCACTTCCGGGTGGACTACCTGATGTCCTTCTCCTGGGGCAGCGTCTCCGCCCTGCTCGCCCTGGCCCAGTGCCCGGCGCGCATCAAGAAGGCCGTCATCACCTCCTTCTCGCCCATCCTCAACGCCCCGATGATGGACTACCTCAACCGCGGCCTGGACTACCTGTCGGCCATCGACCGCGACAACGTCGGCCACCTGGTCAACAACACCATCGGCAAATACCTGCCGTCGCTATACCAGCGCTTCAACCACAAGCACTGCAGCAGCCTCGACGACCACGAATACCTGCAGATGCACTACCACGTCTGCCAGGTGCTGAACATGGATTCGCGCTGCTACGTGGATTGCCTGGCCAATGTCGACATCCCGCTTCTGTTCATCAACGGCGACCGTGATGAATACACCTCGGCCGAGGATGCCCGCCACTTCGCCAAGCACGTGCGCGATTGCCAGTTCGCCACCATCGACAACGCCGGCCACTTCGTCGACGTCGAGACCAAAGCCGCCTGGCTGCAAACCCAGCAAGCCATGCTGGGCTTCCTCAAGTCTCAGGCCACCAAGGGCATGGCTCGCCCGCAGGTAGCCGACTATCAGGCAGTGGCCGTTTGA
- a CDS encoding DUF2388 domain-containing protein, whose amino-acid sequence MRFRNTAATLALIALPFASAQARDHDDDDLLRSLLSTGATTASTYLTSGGDDKLVGPVQDDASSFIASDGAIRGPYLEAELQRLRQENPGLQASSDLELASAILAAEPQ is encoded by the coding sequence ATGCGTTTCCGCAACACTGCTGCCACCCTCGCCCTGATCGCCCTTCCTTTCGCATCGGCCCAGGCAAGGGACCATGACGACGATGACCTGCTGCGCAGCCTCCTCTCTACCGGCGCCACCACCGCTTCAACCTATCTGACCAGCGGCGGCGACGACAAACTCGTCGGCCCGGTGCAGGACGACGCCAGCAGCTTCATTGCCAGCGATGGCGCCATTCGTGGGCCGTACCTGGAGGCGGAGTTGCAACGGCTTCGCCAGGAGAATCCGGGGCTGCAAGCAAGCAGTGACCTGGAACTGGCCAGCGCCATCCTGGCGGCGGAGCCCCAGTGA